The genomic segment AAGATTGTAAAAGAAAGAACAGGTAGACAAGAAACAGAGATGGAAAGAAAACATTCAGATACCGCTTAAGGGTCGTTTAAGGGGTATAGACGATAGACTTTGTGACTCAGAAAGctcaaaaaaaaaacgtaaaatttacTGGTCCAGAAAATATTATGCAATACCTTAATTAATTGTAGATGATTAAATTAAGACGCTTAATTATTACAACAAATTAGTAACAGTCTAgacttataatataaaaaaatatacagtaggctgaataaagtaatttttatatttatttattatttttttatagattgcTCGCCTTAGCATTTTATCAAAGGAAAAAAGTATTACAATGCCAGTATAAAAGCGTCTGTTCAAAAATCATATACAGGTCAAGTTACGTATGTTGGTAATATGTTTTGCTGTGTCTGTTGGTAATAGGGAGTTATCTAATATTAAGTGTTGCTTAAGATATTGTCAAAGCTATCAAAAAAATGTAGTAATAAAATATCCAATAACTATAATGGTTGTTTATTGATATACTACTTTATAAAGATTGTAAATAAAGTAAACTTTTATATATTTGGGTATGTAGCATCAGTAGTAATACCACATtggttatttttatttctgcTCATCCATATATATCCATCCATTCCCCAGTCGGCTCCCCAGGAGTTCTTTACGATCCAGTAATCTTGTCCGTTCTCTGTGCCATATCCTACCACCAGTACCCCGTGGTTCAAAGAATTAAAGTCACTGTAGCATGAAGTGTCATCGAGTATTCCTACAAAATGTAATTGTTGATACATTTATCTCATATTATTTTCCATACAATCAAGAATATTAAATTAACATAAtatgtattaaacaaaataattaataccTGAATCatataattgaaaattaaaactgGCATCAATAGCTACTGATATGGGTCCTTTTGCAACAACGGCATTTTTGAGATCATCTTCATCGTTCTTTTTAATATATGTAAAATTACTTATTTTTGCAGCTACTTTGGAACTATCAAATCTGCATTTATCGTCAATGCCTTCATAAGGATAATCTGTTTCAGACATTATTCCTCCAGCTGCTTCGATGTATTCTAGAGCCTTGTCCATGTACCCACCTGAACATCCATAGCAATTATCTTTTGCGCAATCTACTAGATTTTGTTCACTTAAAGATATCAATTTTCCTGTTTTAAGAAAATAAGCTCCTTCTACTGTTCCAGTCTACAAATGAGGAGATATTAATGtattacaataatttttatttattgaagaaACTATACATTTTTTAAGATTAAAACCTGGGTAAAAAAGATAagtataaaatatta from the Diabrotica undecimpunctata isolate CICGRU chromosome 1, icDiaUnde3, whole genome shotgun sequence genome contains:
- the LOC140438423 gene encoding procathepsin L-like, whose product is MLGLSKSRKSTRTRVTHSLTPVTDLPSKFDWREKGAVTEVKNQGSCGSCWSFSTTGTVEGAYFLKTGKLISLSEQNLVDCAKDNCYGCSGGYMDKALEYIEAAGGIMSETDYPYEGIDDKCRFDSSKVAAKISNFTYIKKNDEDDLKNAVVAKGPISVAIDASFNFQLYDSGILDDTSCYSDFNSLNHGVLVVGYGTENGQDYWIVKNSWGADWGMDGYIWMSRNKNNQCGITTDATYPNI